The following is a genomic window from Episyrphus balteatus chromosome 1, idEpiBalt1.1, whole genome shotgun sequence.
aaaatatatgattTTATTCGAGGTAGGATTATTGTGTAAATAGAATTTGAACTTTAAATGTCGGACATATTTGTGCTTGAAGTTTGTTGGTTCggaacttaaatatttttagactATATACAACAATTTTCTTGACCTTACAAGTGAAACAAGAAACGAAACAATAAGGTTAGTTAATGGGTTTGACATTTGTCAAGGTTTATAGCAGAATCTTTTACCCCCGCGCAGTTTTAAAATGCACTTTTCGAGCATTGTTTCTACTCGTGTTtctcaatagttaaaaaaagaaagtacaaattgtatttaaatttttccaaaCATTAAGTTTTGTAAGCAAGGCGAGGTTGGTATGAAAAATGAATTCAGAAATTTGTTGTTTAATCCATTGAAGTGTACATACATGTGATAGGGTTCTTAATTAAatattcgttcttgttgattctcatcaaTTGGAATGACCAGAGTGCACGGAATAAAATGCTTCTTCTGTCcacttttttgttgataaaataagATAAGGCTTACTttatcttcttaaaaaaattaatttccactTTCAATAGGTGTGATCCACTTAAATTCTGTTGTTTTAAGGTAaacttcatttattttaataagagttttaatcttaaaaaaaaaacgactaaaGATGAAAAGATCCATCTTAATTCTAGGTGCATGCgtctaaatattaaaagtttttcttaaaagaaatgaaccatttaaaattaatgtgGAAATCatctaattattttattaatatttttaaaggagaatgcccaaaaacAACCCAGCATCGATACGAATGAGGCCTATAAGGCCTTAAAGATCTTGAATACTAGataaaaaatatgacatttttacttgcgatataggtactatatatcaagttatgcattcgtacaaaaaaaaaagttgagataacttggtccaaaaataacggtacctgtcatacaaaaatttcggaaaagtttaatttcacgaaaacggctacaacgattttgttaaaaaaattaaaatgttagtttttaaacgaggtctatcttttgaagataaactttttttttgaaaatcattattaacggtacctgccataggaccgcttttttcaaatcggattttctgcaaaactgcttattgtatttcaacgtattgttgtattttttacaaaagcatttatgtactttaaatataagccaaaaataaaattttgaaaaaaataatttttggatttttaaaaaaaatttgaaattttttttttgaaaaatcaaattttcgaaaacgggacaatgaatttttttgaaattttgtttttagatgtccattagtgatttctacaaaatggcataccaattttatttaaaaactttttttttcaaaaaattatttataaaaaatttttttttaaaaaacggctctaacgattttgaaaatttttttttctaaaaatgcactttaatatatcaatcaaaactgcatacttgttttggagggcaatttgatttcagattttattttatttttttaaaaaaacgaattttatttttttttttttttttaactacatatatgtatagtacattgtacattttccaactttctatataaaaagtcttgaaaacttaagcaacttgaactctaagagcaagttcgtgcgacccagtcgtgcattttatttttttcagaaaccaTCCCCGGAACTTGCTATGACGattcttattttcaaacaataaaggtttatttttaaatgacgctGTAAgcttgtttttggttgaaatgcACATGATAAACAAAGGACCCACTGAAATTATGAGGATGTGGGtgataacataaaattattgATATCTGGGATGGGTCTTTCATTTGGAtgcataaaatatgaaatttttgcaAGCCCTAGGCGCGTAATTccaaaataatttgcatttaaattgcaGTACCTATTTTACGTATGGAATGGaggaaaactagaaaaaaaaaaaattttgccatCAGATAGATTTTCCTTGGTTAAAACCGAATTGCctggtttttgaaagtttttatggATTCATATAACCTAAATATGCACTTGAAGTATGCTTTTCCAAGTGCATTTTTTGGCCAGAAGGCAACAGTTAAACCATCTTGAACTTAACTTTATCGTATCTTGGAAAACAATAGGTTTCacaagttttggtatcaaaacggcgcttTCTGCTCTAATTGGGTCATCAAGCTAGGCTGCttatgaccgccatctctacctaccttcCTACCTAAGATAAGGTcatttgtccgcttaatttaagacggataTCATattggcaaaaaaccatgcaggcATCTGCTTAATTAAAAAAGGAATCCGCTAGTTTTTATctggtcttttttctccgtgtgtaAATACTGgatttaataaagaaaattacttgagaaccatacaaaaatgcacgactgggtcgcccgtacttgctcttgtagttcaaagtattgaTATCTTAAATATACATATAGTGTAAATTTATGATTTGGttaagtttcgaaaaaaaataaaaaaaaaatttttattgttttttaactttttaaatattttttttacattttacacgtcaaaatgatatgaaataaatgactgtaaattttgtttaaaattggcttatgcTTGATGAAATATACTAAccttaaaaatatgtcaatatgtcaaaaacggaAACGCCATATTTCTGTTCCGgcattttttgaggaaaaattaaaaacgcagttttattACAATCAATAAGAGCAttacgtacaccaaatttaatcaaaatcattagagccgttttcgagaaaattgcaatacctcgaaaacggtatatgggagatatgtgttaaaaaggagatattaaaaaattataaaatacggACCTAGGAAATTACCCGAAAATcatctataccaaatttcaagcaaatccatccatccgcttaggccctagctcgatgtacagatggacgcacagacgcacagaccgacggacgccacgccatgacgaaaaccactttttttatcttctccataatcgtaatgttggttttgattaaaacctcgatttttttttctacacgaaaccaatataGCCCTATAgtcaaaaaaaatacatacagaCTGATTtgtactttcttttttttgagtGCATTTCTCTGGTAGTCGAAGTCACATTTTAAATTCAACCCCGAAAGTGTGAAAACCTATCACgcggaataaataaaaaaaatactgtgtTTGAAATAATATTACATATTTGTAAAGtaacttaaaaacaaacaaatttttgaagtccttaaaaataataaaaagaagcaaaaataatacaaaacaaataaacaaacaataagAAAAGTAAATGGCTAGCGCGAGAGAAGCTGATCCTAACAAAGAGGAGTTAAACAACCTTCTTTATACTTGGAACTTGGGCCATTTACTCGAGCATTATAATAGGCACCTAATAATATTGTAAATTAACTCTCAATAATTTTGATTATCTTTCAAAAGAACAAAAGGTGTACCTACGTCAGCGCTCTCAAAATTATGGAAAAGAGGAGACACATTCACCTGTACTTCAACACTATCTGCACCGAAgacacaatttttttcgaatttatgCTGTAAAAATGGAGGGAATCAATAGGAATTTCTTTCCAATAAGACTATTTATTGGACTCCGATCACGAGCAATAGATCGTCACCATTAACTTAAGACTTGGAGGAGtggatggaaaataaaatagtaaGTACCATTCGATTTTTGCttccaagaaatatttttgtctcttaaaatattctaatttgtttttgattgatGTTTTAAGTTAAGGGGTGTGTTTATCTTGGAATAATTAATGTATCTGGTTCCAAGTATATGTTATGATCGCAGAAAAATAGTTTTACATCATTGAAGGtgtgttttcatttatttcatgcAAATAATATATTGAGCTGTGAACTTACTTACTAACTTTTGTGAATGTCACTATATAAGTTTTAAGCtcattaaaagttaaaaataatcgacttatttctttattaattgtGTGAATTCGAAAGAATTTAgacggtcactatggcgtatgcgtaatttttttgaaaatgcaaattgTTCTATGAATGAGAAACTAACCAGAGTTGTTGCCAATAATGCGTGATCTgttaaataatgttttaattgtttccaaaagaaaatatttcagCTGTAAAAATCGACATTTGGCTAGATTAAGATtttcaatttacaatttaattaatttaaatcttttttttatctcCGATGGAGATACCTATACATATTGGACCATATTCATAGACACTGTTTTAGCCGCTTCTAagaaagactggagtttatcctattcaaataacatGGGATAAACTTCAGACTTATATACACTGAGATCTTAAATTGACTATGAATTTGCCCCATTTTTTCTCTTTAATTCCCGGGATAGGGATTAAAATTCTCCACAGAAAGTTATGGAAAACAAAAGTATAGATACAAAACTTGTTGAATTCCGTCTTTAAGGCTTCTATGGTAgataaatatttgttaaaactatatttttggaaataaaattatgtaggggaagtggaggcaagaccgcctatgggggcaagacggttttcgtaatatgttgtatgaaaaaaagtaaaattggcaacacttgcaatataaaataggtgccctttggtacgattgatcacgtctgtaagtttaagcaatttcggttaagaccccgaagagtgacggtaaattttgtgatttttcatcaaattgttgtcgttcatgtgaaaattcagttgtatttttgacactgaaataattaaaatttttaacttttccttttttttataatagaaagtgaatattaaaaagtatttttctgcgaaagaaggattcagaaatataaattaaaataaattgtacgactggggtcgcacgtacttgctcttatggtaaaagttattctaatgttaaagcttttcattgaacaaaataagttaaaatttgatattttcacggaatttcataagtggtacaaaaaaatctttttttttataaataattaaataccgttttaaatgcttttttacaaaaaactaagtatgccatatTACGACTTCTTGTATTAAAaagagtttttagaaaaaaattttcgaaaatcgttagagccgttttttaaaaaaataactttttatatataaaaaatttcaaacatttttcaaaaaaaaagttggtatgccatttttaagaaataattaatttacacaaaaaaacggagtttcaaaattttttaccaacccgtttcaaaaaaattgatttttcaaaaaaaaaaatttgaaatattttttaaaatttcaaaaatgtgttttttgaaaaatttaaaatttttttaaataacgatagTTTAAAAGTGtatgtacaaaaattttgatcgaaatatgttttgtcgtttacgagaaattcataaatcaaaaaaacctttctatggcaggtaccgttaataacggttcaaaaaatattttttttacttccaaAGAAAGCTTTTAAGTGCTTCactatacacaaaaattttaatcaaaagcgttagagccgtttttgaaaaaaattaacttttctatttccgttatatgacaggtaccgttagttttggtcttaaaaaaaatttcaatttgtcctctagggaataacccaaaactcttaactaccaagtttgaaggaaatcgctccattagtttaggctgtagctcgaggtacagacagacagacagaattgccggacccacttttttggcattctccatcatcgtaatgtcatgtaaaattgttatctcgagttcgattttttttacgaatcctaaacttgccctatagtacctatatcccaagtaaaaaaaataatacagaacaTCAAATATGATATAACTGGGGCAAGACCACCCATGAGCGAAGTTGGAAGCTCTGGTagcttaaacaaagtgaaaaaaaaagttcacagttaaatcttccaaaaagctaagcaacaggcgccaaacaatactgtaattgataattctgatgaagaggactttgcagattgtatttgtaccttctatctgcaactgttttctagatccaatccaaagtattgttggattaagtgcaaaatgtggggaaaccgacgaagttacgaataccagagttacgggcgacagagttacgagcgtcaaagttacgcaaaaccgaagttacgaaaaactagagttacgaattctaaagttatgttaagctatgacatgtaaTTTTTGGGTTGGTAACAATTGCTAGGAACGATAtgaaattatggaaatacaaacaagagtttaacatttttctcattggtcagaactaattgagaaaagcgaaaatgggtgttatttaatcttgtaaaattttgattggataggtatagatatacatacatgtatggttttgtttttgtgagaagatcgcaaaaacgttgaaatagaaaaaaaaaaacataagtatacttatgtaagacataattgaatttaagttcttatttgtccaactaatattgcacctacgtatttttttttttctattaattaatataattattcatagcgtattttgtaatacccactttgttattatttatattaccaccccttttttttacagacgttattttggtgtggtgaactgttgttgcaattgttgccaacccaaaaatcacatgtcatagcttaacataactttagaattcgtaactctagtttttcgtaacttcggtttcgcgtaactttgacggccgtaactctgtcgcgcgtaactctgttattcgtaactccgttaccatttccaaaatgtgtaccaaaaagcttgtgctttagtgagaactaatgaaaatatagcatagttgtgttattattacaaataggctgcatttaaaacaatagaaaccatctttctaccaacaaaatttgatagggtgGTCTTACCCCCatatgggggcaagacggttttttgtttgatgttttttcaaaacgtattatcttttgtttagtatttttttatttttttataataatgagagtttctgcaaaaaacattaaacttaatgaataaaaactttattctatttaaaagatgttttttattggtttttaagacagtcaaacactaagtgggcggtcttgcccctaCTTCCCCTACATCTTCTAATAAAAGGATTGACTTTCTAAAATGACTGCTCAAAAAGATAGAGAACAtcatatttctttgttttatttatacataTGTTCTGTACATGTGTACTGTACGCACATATTGTACTCTCTCTTGAGAAGCAGCTTGAGAGCTTAGCCTATGAATAACAAGTGATGTTTTGAACTTCAACCTGAagttgtttgttaatttttataatttcgataaatctctaaaaattcagttctaattttttttcttccatacaAATcctcttttaaaatttattatccAGAGGTTGGAAAGAGCTGAATGATATTCTACGATCTCTGATGTTTTCATATGATTAGAGATGATCCTTTTCCCCAAAACGTATGTATACTTTCAagaaattttcgacaaaaatttgatttatttttatttaaaaaacaaaacaaaaaaaaagaaattgattaGATTAACATTGATTTAGCTCCTATTATAcataatatattatataaaaatccTATATCGAGCTTTTATATACAATACATTCTAATACTTGAACTTTTCGATATGCCTGATATTGGTGAACACAATTTGTGTATATCGTTCGTTTTTAAACttccatttattaattttaatttattttattccatAAAATAGGATTACTTCTCTAAAAGGAATCCTTGAATCTTTGGATGGCGTTTAAAGGGTGGGGTCGGGTTAAGGAGggggttttcattttttttttttaatttaataaatgtattttattaaaaggTTCTACATAAAAATTCCTAACATTGATTCTATTCATATTTTACTATGGGTCAGACAGAAGTCGTTATTTGTTCGACAAAATGAAGTGGCTTCGACAGAGATTGTGATCGTTGGCGTTGAACGTTATATGTTTGGCAATGCATTGCTGGGCATCGGCAAGCCTGAGAAAAAGTTGATAAGCCTTCGGGAACACTGCGACTTTTTGATGAATGACACAACGATCCAGCACCGCCATAGTTTCGAGTAAATGAACTTGGATGTAAAGCTTGTTTTGGTCTAAAAATGAacaaagttaataaaattttagagaaaaaaaaattaattgcataCCTTTTAGGAGTACATGGCAAACAATATTGCTCAGGATATGTGCAAACACACGTAGCAGTACATGGATTACTGACAAAGGAGAAACTCTTCTGAAGCTTTCTTCCCATGTTGGCCCCAATGCTGCCCGATCCGAAGGTATATTTTCGGCATCGAGCTTGGTTTTCCCGCAGAGCATTGTACTTCTGGGGACACATCATGCTTTCGTTAAAGCAATACGAGTTTGTATAGGGATTAAAATGACTAGTTCCAGCAGCATGACATCTGGGAGGAATATTAGGTACTTGGTGACAATTATAGCAGCTCCTCTGCTGCACGAGGCTCAAGCAGGCTTGACAGCCGCATTGTCCCATATATTTGCAACCGCCACCGCCACCGCCACCACCACCGGCACCACCAACGACACCAGCGGCAGCAGCAGCAGGTAAGTTTAGGTAACTTCGATTGAGTAGGTCTGGAGTAAAGTTACTATTGGCAGTGGAGTATTGTGACCTTAGGGTGCCATTGTTGCAACTTTTCATTGAAATTCCTTGTCTAGTGCTCGAATAGCCaacgaaaaatattaaaacaacacCAATGGCAGCTGCTGCTGAACAGATAAAGTATCCAGCTCGACCATATTTCAGGGAGTAATCATTCAAAAACATAGTCAATGGCACACTTATAATCACAGGCAATGATTCGGCTCCTCTTATAAGgcctaaaagtatgcaatgaaaattaatttaatataaacaGAGATTATGTGAAATGAATTACCCCAtgcttttgtaaaatatttagcCTTTACTCGTTGCAGAGCCAACATTTTCAATGAATATCGAAAACCTCCAAATCCAATGCCATATATCCAACAGAGCACACATAGAGGCCGAAAACCGAGGACAAAAGAAAGGAAAAGTATTGAAACCGCCACAGTCAACAGTGAAGCCTTAAAATACAAgaagtttaaatgaaaaatgattCTCAAAAAGACTGTTGTCCCCcatatttaaagcttttttaccTGAGAAACGATTTGCACCGAAATAAAAGTATTATTTATTCTGCAAGATCTTTTTATAATTGATCCGGCTATAACGACTCCCAACGTTGTTGATAAGCCAAGGAATGTTTGTAGTAGCACCAAGTCTTGGATGTCACAACCTTCTTTGGCAGCATGCAGTGACTGTTGagaacaattaaattaaattaataaattttatatataaatttcaaaaaggtGTTTTAATTTACCATTGAAAATATTGGAGCATAAATTCCCAGCGCTGATACAGCTGAAGTTATAATAAGTACTCTAACTGTCGTTGATCTTGCTGGAACGAGATCTATGAAACTTTTCTTTGGACTTTGAACTGTTGTCTTTTTTTCCTTAAcctagaaataaaaatttaaaaaggataGCTTTAGTAAGTAAacatttgtttaagaaaatagaAAGAGCGGTTAGTATGaatacattttgtataaaattgtgCTGCTTACGCCATTTCTCAATCTAAGCCTTAGTCCAAGACATTTTAGCACTTGACTTAATTGATAAGTTTGATATGATAGATTGATGaaagttttttcttcaaattttagtAAAGAATCTGAGTAGCGTTTGTCGATTTCGGTTTTAAATCGGGCTAAGACATAGGACGTACAAAATCACCAATAgcctcttttttgaaaaaaaaatctgtggtCTATAAAATAACATCTCTCAGCAAATTCATACTTTCACCTGTTCAAAAAGTTTCCGCCGTCCGAAAACAATGCTTTctattttgcaaataaaaaaaaattataatagcaTTGTGGAAGTCTGCTAAACTTAGATATGTATTACCGTCTTTGCATCAgtatcatacatttttttacttcCTAGTTAATCTAATTTTCATCACAAAATTTAACGTCGTTTATGGACCACAAAA
Proteins encoded in this region:
- the LOC129906376 gene encoding monocarboxylate transporter 10: MNNFYNSYNAYNQQHHLHQADDTVLPATVPLPPTSHLRRQAAAASRPPSFGNGNLSNQHSQSITALCNVFDNYYGNSFTCQCHGSLGTPKVRSDQWFEEQQKPRELPMPPSCYSGYERGNRLTDDEDSTFPAGLLDREFHMLHRNIPALRRSGVDITTIRQHFYPDGGWGWIICGLSFLAHVLTSGLQLSYGLLLFYATQHFGNKSEIDWLGALSWSVSTIAIPVVIAFCRKKSTRLLAVIGGLVLPLGVLFTSFATQLGQMSFSYGVLIGLGVSMVRESSIIMIGNYFKKRRQFVEMVAMSGEGVGLALFSVILKEGVGKMGWRLGLQVIAAMVSISFFMGLLYRPASLYHPQRRAIQHLKNQRKKVKEKKTTVQSPKKSFIDLVPARSTTVRVLIITSAVSALGIYAPIFSMSLHAAKEGCDIQDLVLLQTFLGLSTTLGVVIAGSIIKRSCRINNTFISVQIVSQASLLTVAVSILFLSFVLGFRPLCVLCWIYGIGFGGFRYSLKMLALQRVKAKYFTKAWGLIRGAESLPVIISVPLTMFLNDYSLKYGRAGYFICSAAAAIGVVLIFFVGYSSTRQGISMKSCNNGTLRSQYSTANSNFTPDLLNRSYLNLPAAAAAGVVGGAGGGGGGGGGCKYMGQCGCQACLSLVQQRSCYNCHQVPNIPPRCHAAGTSHFNPYTNSYCFNESMMCPQKYNALRENQARCRKYTFGSGSIGANMGRKLQKSFSFVSNPCTATCVCTYPEQYCLPCTPKRPKQALHPSSFTRNYGGAGSLCHSSKSRSVPEGLSTFSQACRCPAMHCQTYNVQRQRSQSLSKPLHFVEQITTSV